A region of Granulibacter bethesdensis DNA encodes the following proteins:
- the atzF gene encoding allophanate hydrolase, whose product MTLSMTLAGIQAFLAQGGTVEQVVTEAYDRITRYGDKAVWIALRPREEVLAEARALDASPAAKQPLYGVPFAVKDNIDVAGLPCSAACPAFTYSPDRDATVVARLRAAGAIVLGKTNLDQFATGLVGTRSPFGAPRCVFDQEYISGGSSSGSAVAVAAGLVAFSLGTDTAGSGRVPAAFNNLVGVKPTKGLLSTSGVVPACRSLDCVTVFAASVAEGTQIRRVAEGYDAADPYSRPSQKRRLPHVGIRLGVPGQDQREFYGNTAYAALYQRALDEMISLGAELVEIDFAPFRDAAKLLYGGPWVAERLAAVGDHLSRAPDSFDPVVRSIVESANTLSAVDAFRGQYELAALTHQANTQWARMDMLLLPTAPTIHKVEAVMADPVRLNSQLGHYTNFVNLLDCAAIAVPAGFTETGLPFGVTLVGPAFSDDSLALIADRLHRQLESSYGQHRASLPNPALQEADPGQIALAVVGAHLSGQPLHWQLTERNATLLARTRTAPDYRLYALADTTPPKPGLVADPEFTGDGIEIEVWSMDAEAFGTFTALVPAPLAIGTLRLADGTSVKGFVCEPAGLAGAQDITKFGGWRAYLAQ is encoded by the coding sequence ATGACACTGAGCATGACCCTCGCAGGAATTCAGGCATTTCTGGCTCAAGGCGGCACCGTCGAGCAGGTGGTCACCGAGGCTTATGACCGCATCACGCGCTATGGCGACAAGGCGGTATGGATTGCTCTGCGTCCTCGCGAGGAGGTATTGGCGGAAGCCCGGGCACTGGATGCTTCCCCCGCAGCCAAGCAACCACTTTACGGTGTTCCTTTCGCCGTCAAAGACAATATCGATGTGGCCGGTTTGCCATGCTCGGCTGCCTGTCCGGCTTTTACCTATTCTCCGGACCGCGATGCGACGGTCGTGGCGCGGCTGCGGGCAGCCGGAGCCATCGTTCTGGGCAAGACCAATCTGGATCAATTCGCTACCGGCCTCGTCGGCACACGGTCTCCGTTCGGGGCACCGCGCTGCGTGTTCGATCAGGAATATATCTCGGGCGGATCAAGCTCAGGCTCTGCTGTCGCTGTGGCGGCAGGGTTGGTGGCTTTCTCTCTGGGGACCGACACGGCTGGTTCCGGCCGGGTACCGGCAGCCTTCAACAATCTGGTCGGGGTGAAACCCACCAAAGGATTGCTCAGCACCAGCGGGGTCGTGCCGGCCTGCCGCTCCCTTGATTGCGTCACGGTCTTTGCTGCTTCGGTGGCAGAGGGAACGCAGATCCGCCGGGTCGCCGAGGGCTATGATGCAGCAGATCCGTATTCCCGCCCGTCGCAAAAGCGCAGGCTGCCACATGTTGGCATCAGATTAGGCGTTCCAGGACAGGATCAGAGGGAATTCTACGGCAATACCGCTTATGCCGCTCTTTATCAGCGGGCGCTGGATGAGATGATCTCTCTCGGTGCTGAGCTGGTGGAGATCGACTTCGCACCTTTCCGCGATGCAGCCAAACTGCTGTACGGTGGCCCATGGGTTGCGGAAAGGCTGGCAGCGGTCGGTGATCATCTGTCCCGCGCACCGGATTCTTTTGATCCGGTGGTACGGAGCATTGTCGAAAGTGCGAATACCCTCTCGGCAGTGGATGCCTTCCGTGGCCAATACGAACTGGCAGCGCTGACTCACCAGGCCAATACCCAATGGGCCAGGATGGATATGCTGCTGCTGCCCACGGCCCCGACCATTCACAAGGTCGAGGCGGTGATGGCTGATCCTGTGCGCCTGAACAGCCAGTTGGGGCATTATACCAATTTCGTGAACCTGCTGGATTGTGCCGCCATCGCAGTGCCGGCGGGTTTCACCGAAACGGGGTTGCCTTTCGGCGTTACTCTGGTGGGACCGGCTTTCAGCGATGATTCATTAGCCTTGATCGCCGATCGCCTTCATCGCCAACTGGAATCCAGCTATGGACAGCATCGTGCTTCGTTGCCCAATCCTGCGCTTCAGGAGGCTGACCCGGGACAGATCGCGCTGGCTGTGGTCGGGGCCCATCTGTCCGGGCAGCCCCTGCATTGGCAATTGACGGAACGCAATGCCACTTTGCTGGCACGGACCAGAACAGCGCCCGATTACCGGCTTTATGCTCTGGCTGATACCACCCCTCCCAAACCGGGCCTGGTCGCTGATCCGGAATTCACCGGGGATGGCATCGAAATCGAAGTATGGAGCATGGACGCGGAAGCGTTCGGCACGTTTACGGCTCTGGTTCCTGCGCCACTGGCCATCGGCACTTTGCGTCTGGCTGATGGAACCTCTGTCAAAGGCTTCGTCTGTGAACCGGCCGGTCTGGCCGGAGCACAGGACATTACCAAATTTGGAGGATGGCGCGCCTATTTAGCGCAGTGA
- a CDS encoding endonuclease/exonuclease/phosphatase family protein has product MPVFKAPSDRTTVSLISRAEAAELTSPVTTPFAGGLKIATWNLDWLTEPGSEAKLPPDAPHRTTEDISRLSHYAALLDADIIAVQEVAGPDILRRLFPSDRYVIHLSGDKVAQRVGFVVRRGLTVTANPDLSGLDVYGPHAAHHLRSGADITVDLPISAGGGRLRLLTVHLKAGCRRDAFAKSLRPACATLQAQTIPLTGWIAERKREGVPFLILGDFNRWLRPGDDVLQRMEQVTPLKLLTDGRRDPCHHGASFIDHILAGGAARSWINPESLRVMTYGAGTTSKPEGQAMRYQLPWTRMPPGKLIQPDSRDGLSDHCPVSIRLTPPLPH; this is encoded by the coding sequence ATGCCTGTTTTTAAGGCACCTTCCGATCGGACGACCGTTTCCCTTATCTCAAGGGCAGAAGCGGCAGAGCTGACTTCTCCAGTAACAACGCCCTTTGCCGGTGGACTGAAGATCGCGACATGGAATCTGGACTGGCTGACAGAGCCAGGCAGCGAGGCGAAGCTGCCTCCTGATGCGCCACATCGCACAACGGAGGACATCAGCCGCCTGAGCCATTATGCGGCCCTGCTGGATGCCGATATTATCGCCGTGCAGGAAGTAGCCGGGCCGGATATTCTGCGCCGCCTGTTCCCGTCCGACCGCTATGTGATTCATCTCAGCGGCGACAAGGTGGCACAGCGCGTCGGCTTTGTGGTCCGGCGTGGATTGACGGTGACGGCAAATCCCGATCTGTCAGGGCTGGATGTCTATGGCCCCCATGCTGCCCATCATCTGCGCAGCGGAGCAGATATTACAGTGGACCTGCCAATATCCGCCGGTGGCGGCAGGCTGCGGCTGCTGACCGTGCATCTGAAAGCCGGATGCAGGCGGGACGCTTTTGCGAAAAGTCTGCGGCCAGCCTGTGCAACCTTACAGGCCCAGACCATTCCGCTGACCGGATGGATCGCAGAACGAAAACGGGAGGGGGTTCCCTTTCTGATTCTGGGGGATTTCAACCGCTGGCTTCGTCCCGGCGATGACGTCCTGCAACGGATGGAACAGGTGACACCGCTCAAGCTGCTGACGGATGGCCGACGCGACCCCTGCCACCATGGCGCCTCCTTTATCGACCATATTCTGGCAGGTGGCGCCGCACGCAGCTGGATCAACCCGGAAAGCCTGCGTGTCATGACATATGGTGCGGGCACTACGTCCAAACCTGAGGGGCAGGCGATGCGTTATCAGCTTCCCTGGACACGCATGCCGCCGGGGAAATTGATTCAACCGGACAGCCGTGATGGATTATCCGATCACTGCCCGGTATCAATCCGGCTGACTCCTCCCCTGCCTCACTAA
- a CDS encoding porin, translating into MRHALASILLASASVLASGAAQAVQAAQAAKWTDSIKLDAQLDGGFVINGNTPDNGVNFGQLFTDRSDQATLNQAALTLHRDIDSNSKGYDFGFNLQLIYGSDVRYLPFLGEFNKMTSDRYKLVPLQANVAVHTPWLFEGGIDWKIGQYISPVGFETIDPATTPFYTHSYTFNFAVPFQHTGFLSVSHVSPMMDVYFGVNTGNFTTFAGGDNNSRPSGVFGFQFNNLMNGKLSVLALTNIGPETGSLAVGPQIANSALRFFDDIVIGYKASEKTTLTLELNYLRDEVINAESFSTVGYYSHVFNDHWTFNARVEVFRDMDNYFIAGFKEANGGWKSIKGLSTPIITAPGPGTYGDLTLGVTWKPNLPKPIAGLMLRPEVRYDRSLNGARSFVYSDTNPMGHNGQFLFAADAILQF; encoded by the coding sequence ATGCGTCATGCTCTTGCATCCATTTTGCTGGCGTCGGCGAGCGTTCTGGCTTCTGGTGCGGCTCAGGCTGTCCAGGCGGCTCAGGCGGCAAAGTGGACCGACAGCATCAAACTGGATGCGCAGCTTGATGGCGGCTTTGTCATCAACGGGAACACGCCAGATAATGGCGTCAATTTCGGCCAGTTGTTCACCGATCGCTCCGATCAGGCCACGCTGAATCAGGCGGCCCTGACGCTGCATCGTGATATCGACAGCAACAGCAAAGGGTATGATTTCGGCTTCAACCTGCAACTTATCTATGGTTCGGACGTGCGTTACCTGCCGTTCCTGGGTGAGTTCAACAAGATGACCAGCGACCGTTACAAGCTGGTGCCCTTGCAGGCCAACGTTGCCGTGCATACGCCATGGCTGTTTGAAGGTGGTATCGATTGGAAAATCGGCCAGTACATCTCTCCAGTCGGTTTTGAAACGATCGACCCGGCGACCACACCTTTTTATACACACTCCTACACATTTAACTTTGCCGTGCCCTTCCAACACACCGGCTTCCTCAGCGTGTCGCATGTCTCGCCGATGATGGATGTGTATTTTGGCGTCAATACCGGTAACTTCACCACCTTTGCCGGTGGTGATAATAACAGCCGCCCCTCCGGCGTGTTCGGGTTCCAGTTCAATAACTTGATGAATGGCAAACTCAGCGTGCTGGCGTTGACCAATATCGGTCCGGAAACAGGGTCTCTGGCCGTTGGTCCTCAAATTGCCAATAGTGCGCTGCGTTTTTTCGATGATATCGTGATTGGCTACAAAGCTTCCGAGAAGACGACCCTGACGCTGGAACTCAACTATCTGCGTGATGAAGTGATCAATGCTGAATCCTTCAGCACCGTTGGTTATTATTCCCACGTCTTCAATGATCACTGGACCTTCAATGCACGGGTCGAAGTGTTCCGTGACATGGATAATTATTTCATCGCCGGTTTCAAGGAAGCCAATGGTGGTTGGAAATCCATCAAAGGTCTTTCCACACCTATTATCACCGCTCCCGGTCCGGGCACGTATGGCGACCTGACGCTGGGCGTGACCTGGAAGCCGAACCTGCCCAAGCCAATTGCCGGTTTGATGCTCCGTCCGGAAGTCCGCTATGATCGGTCCCTGAACGGTGCTCGCTCCTTTGTTTACAGCGATACCAACCCCATGGGTCACAATGGTCAGTTCCTGTTTGCTGCGGATGCTATCCTGCAGTTCTGA
- a CDS encoding polyphosphate kinase 2 family protein, translating to MNEAISETVRQFLMTCRIDNGREFRLADHDPDRKPEIDLSRQEITDYLTERTACLSDLQQRLYSSQSYGLLCVFQAMDTGGKDGTIRHVMSGVNPQGVQVRAFKQPGPEAIHHDFLWRVSLSLPQRGEIGIFNRSHYEEVLITRVHPHLLDKSGIPEELRGKPFWKNRLRDIRHFESYLGRQGIVIRKFFLHISKEEQRKRLLARLDDPTKHWKFSVDDIKERQYWNAYQRAYEKAIIGTARTAAPWFVIPANNKPMARLLVKEAIIETLEEINPQLPALNEEQKAALDEGRAALEDRSDTPQ from the coding sequence ATGAACGAAGCGATCAGTGAAACAGTCCGGCAGTTCCTCATGACCTGCCGGATTGATAACGGCAGGGAATTCAGGCTTGCCGATCACGATCCGGATCGTAAGCCGGAGATCGATCTGTCCCGTCAGGAAATCACTGATTACCTGACAGAGCGCACAGCATGCCTGTCAGACCTTCAGCAAAGGCTGTATTCATCCCAGTCATACGGGTTGCTGTGTGTGTTTCAGGCGATGGATACCGGCGGCAAGGACGGCACGATCCGCCACGTCATGTCCGGCGTGAACCCGCAGGGTGTGCAGGTCCGAGCATTCAAGCAACCCGGCCCGGAAGCGATTCATCATGATTTCCTCTGGCGCGTTTCCCTTTCCCTGCCCCAGCGCGGGGAGATCGGAATTTTCAACCGCAGCCATTATGAAGAAGTACTGATCACCCGCGTACACCCTCACCTGCTGGACAAAAGCGGTATTCCGGAGGAACTGCGCGGCAAGCCATTCTGGAAAAACCGTCTGCGCGATATTCGCCATTTCGAATCCTATCTCGGCCGTCAGGGCATCGTGATACGCAAGTTTTTCCTGCATATCTCAAAAGAAGAGCAGCGCAAGCGACTGCTCGCACGGTTGGACGATCCGACGAAACACTGGAAATTCAGTGTGGATGACATAAAGGAACGGCAATACTGGAACGCCTACCAGCGCGCTTATGAAAAGGCGATTATCGGCACGGCCAGAACAGCCGCACCATGGTTCGTCATTCCAGCCAATAATAAACCAATGGCCCGGCTGCTGGTAAAAGAAGCGATCATCGAAACACTGGAGGAGATCAATCCCCAACTGCCTGCTCTGAATGAGGAACAGAAAGCCGCCCTTGATGAAGGGCGTGCAGCATTGGAAGACCGCTCGGACACCCCTCAGTAA
- the uca gene encoding urea carboxylase, which produces MFDHVLVANRGAIACRIFRTLKKMGVGTVAVYSEADRHSRHRLMADQSVCVGPAQVSGSYLDIEAIIAACKQTGAQAVHPGYGFLSENATFARRLAEEGIRFIGPSPEHMRIFGLKHTAREAAQACGVPLLPGTGLLPDLQAAHEAAGQIGYPVMIKSTAGGGGIGLQLCRSADELGPLFETVRRLSESNFKDGGIYLEKYVARARHIEVQIFGDGQGHVVALGERDCSLQRRNQKVVEETPAPNLPTATRAAMMDAAIRLGRHVAYESAGTVEFIYDDEADQFYFLEVNTRLQVEHGVTEQVTGVDLVEWMVRQAAGELSGLEAPTSRGASIQVRLYAEDPGKGFLPSSGRLTHVAFPDGDVRVDSWIESDTEVTPYYDPMLAKIIVTGQDRAEALSKLQDALAHTSVYGIETNLDYLATIAGSEMLSSGKVSTRALGDFPYQPSTIDVLTPGAQSSLQDWPGRLGYWDVGVPPSGPMDALSHRLANRLLGNPSEAATLEITLTGPTLRFNAPTEIALGGAEMDATLDGQPVPFWQAIRIEAGQVLTIGAARQAGNRAYLAVRHGFDAPVYMGSRATFALGRFGGHGVGCLRTGDVLRLNRSGAGPVHEAPLDPTLRPALTRDWRIGVLIGPHGAPDFFTETDIATLFEAEYEVHFNSARTGVRLIGPKPDWARTDGGEAGLHPSNIHDNAYAVGALDFTGDMPIILGPDGPSLGGFVCPVTVACAELWKIGQLKPGDKLRFVRLDIDQADALRHAQDAALKTLHAVTAPALGPPAPESPVLARFREGNEAVLLRQSGDDNLLVEFGPLELDLSLRFQAHALMERLKAENLPGLLDLTPGIRSLQVHLDPDRLSIGRMRGLLAAAIADLPPVDQISVPTRTIHMPLSWDDESTRLAIRKYQELVRPDAPWCPSNIEFIRRINGLADEQAVKDVVYNARYLVLGLGDVYLGAPVATPLDPRHRLVTTKYNPARTWTPENAVGIGGAYMCIYGMEGPGGYQFVGRTVQVWNTHRQTTNFRDGKPWLLRFFDQIRFFPVSAQELAEARDAFPYGGYELKTEESVFRLADYHRFLAQNADSIAAFKSRQQAAFEAERQRWRELGLAAYVSEDDAAAPPEDVSALPPGVMAVDSPIPGNVWKVLVETGHKVQPGQPVAILESMKMEMEVKASVSGVVREVLCQTGKTVQAGQRLLLIEEEA; this is translated from the coding sequence ATGTTCGATCATGTTCTGGTGGCCAACCGGGGTGCCATCGCCTGCCGTATTTTCCGCACGCTGAAAAAAATGGGCGTGGGCACAGTGGCCGTCTATTCCGAGGCCGATCGCCATTCCCGTCATCGCCTGATGGCTGATCAGTCGGTCTGCGTCGGTCCTGCACAGGTTTCCGGAAGCTATCTGGATATCGAGGCCATCATCGCCGCCTGCAAACAGACCGGCGCGCAGGCGGTGCATCCCGGCTACGGTTTCCTGTCGGAGAATGCCACTTTTGCCCGTCGTCTGGCCGAGGAAGGTATTCGCTTCATCGGCCCTTCTCCTGAGCATATGCGCATCTTCGGGCTGAAGCATACTGCCCGAGAGGCCGCTCAGGCCTGCGGCGTGCCGCTGTTGCCCGGTACCGGTCTGCTGCCCGATTTGCAGGCCGCCCATGAAGCCGCCGGGCAGATCGGCTATCCGGTCATGATCAAGAGCACCGCAGGCGGCGGCGGTATCGGTTTGCAACTCTGCCGCAGCGCTGATGAACTGGGGCCTTTGTTTGAAACGGTGCGCCGTCTGTCGGAAAGCAATTTCAAAGATGGCGGCATCTATCTTGAAAAATATGTCGCCCGGGCCCGACATATCGAGGTGCAGATTTTCGGTGACGGTCAGGGCCATGTTGTGGCGCTGGGCGAACGTGACTGCTCATTGCAACGGCGCAATCAGAAAGTTGTCGAGGAAACACCGGCCCCCAATCTGCCCACTGCTACCCGTGCCGCCATGATGGATGCAGCAATCAGGCTGGGCCGTCATGTCGCTTATGAATCCGCCGGAACGGTGGAATTCATTTATGATGATGAAGCCGACCAGTTTTATTTTCTGGAAGTGAATACCCGCCTTCAGGTCGAGCATGGCGTGACCGAGCAGGTCACCGGCGTGGATCTGGTGGAATGGATGGTGCGTCAGGCTGCGGGCGAACTGTCCGGTCTGGAAGCCCCCACGTCCCGGGGGGCCTCGATTCAGGTCAGGCTGTACGCTGAAGATCCTGGCAAGGGGTTTCTGCCCAGTTCGGGCCGTCTGACCCATGTCGCCTTTCCCGACGGCGATGTCCGCGTGGATAGCTGGATCGAAAGCGACACCGAGGTGACGCCTTATTACGATCCCATGCTGGCCAAGATCATCGTGACCGGTCAGGACCGTGCCGAAGCCCTGAGCAAATTACAGGACGCTCTGGCCCATACCAGTGTTTACGGTATCGAGACCAATCTCGATTATCTGGCGACCATCGCCGGGTCCGAAATGCTGTCCTCCGGCAAAGTCAGCACGCGGGCGCTGGGGGATTTTCCCTATCAGCCCTCGACTATCGATGTGCTGACCCCCGGCGCGCAAAGCAGCCTTCAGGATTGGCCGGGACGTCTTGGTTACTGGGATGTCGGCGTGCCACCCAGCGGCCCGATGGATGCATTGTCCCACCGGCTGGCCAATCGCCTGCTGGGGAACCCGTCAGAGGCCGCAACTCTGGAAATCACCCTGACTGGCCCCACCCTGCGCTTCAACGCCCCCACGGAGATTGCTCTGGGCGGGGCCGAGATGGACGCGACGCTGGACGGGCAGCCCGTGCCCTTCTGGCAGGCGATCAGGATCGAGGCCGGTCAGGTGTTGACCATCGGGGCCGCCAGACAGGCGGGCAACCGTGCCTATCTGGCAGTCCGTCATGGTTTCGATGCTCCGGTCTATATGGGAAGCCGCGCGACTTTTGCTCTGGGTCGTTTCGGCGGTCACGGCGTTGGCTGTCTTCGCACCGGCGATGTGCTGCGTCTGAACAGAAGCGGTGCCGGTCCCGTCCATGAAGCACCGCTCGACCCGACCCTGCGGCCAGCACTGACCCGCGACTGGCGGATCGGTGTGTTGATCGGTCCGCACGGTGCCCCTGATTTCTTCACAGAAACCGACATCGCCACCCTGTTCGAGGCCGAGTACGAGGTGCATTTCAACAGTGCGCGCACCGGCGTCCGACTGATCGGCCCCAAACCAGACTGGGCCCGCACCGATGGCGGTGAGGCCGGGCTGCATCCCTCGAACATCCACGACAATGCCTATGCGGTTGGGGCGCTGGACTTCACCGGGGATATGCCGATCATTCTGGGGCCAGACGGTCCGTCACTGGGTGGCTTCGTTTGCCCGGTCACCGTGGCCTGCGCCGAGTTATGGAAAATCGGCCAGTTGAAACCGGGCGACAAGCTGCGCTTCGTCCGGCTCGATATCGACCAGGCCGATGCCCTGCGCCACGCGCAGGATGCGGCCCTGAAGACCCTGCATGCTGTGACTGCGCCCGCCTTGGGCCCGCCCGCACCGGAAAGCCCGGTGCTGGCGCGTTTCCGCGAAGGCAACGAGGCCGTGCTGCTGCGTCAGTCGGGCGATGACAATCTGCTGGTGGAGTTCGGGCCGCTTGAACTGGATCTGAGTCTGCGTTTTCAGGCCCATGCCCTGATGGAGCGGCTGAAAGCGGAAAATCTGCCGGGATTGCTGGACCTGACACCGGGAATCCGTTCGCTTCAGGTTCATCTCGATCCCGACCGCCTGTCCATCGGCAGAATGCGTGGATTGCTGGCCGCGGCGATTGCCGATCTGCCTCCGGTCGATCAGATCAGCGTGCCGACCCGTACCATCCATATGCCGCTCTCCTGGGATGATGAATCGACCCGACTGGCGATCCGTAAATATCAGGAACTGGTACGCCCCGACGCGCCCTGGTGCCCGTCCAATATTGAGTTCATCCGCCGCATCAACGGGCTGGCCGATGAGCAGGCGGTCAAGGATGTGGTCTATAATGCCCGCTATCTGGTGCTGGGGCTGGGCGATGTCTATCTGGGAGCGCCGGTGGCGACGCCGCTGGACCCGCGTCACCGTCTGGTCACCACCAAATATAATCCGGCCCGCACCTGGACCCCCGAAAACGCTGTCGGGATCGGTGGGGCCTATATGTGCATCTATGGGATGGAAGGCCCCGGCGGCTATCAGTTCGTCGGACGCACGGTGCAGGTCTGGAACACCCATCGCCAGACCACCAATTTCAGGGATGGCAAACCCTGGCTGCTGCGTTTCTTCGACCAGATACGGTTCTTCCCCGTCTCGGCGCAGGAACTGGCCGAAGCCCGCGACGCCTTCCCCTATGGCGGTTATGAGCTGAAGACGGAAGAATCAGTGTTCAGACTGGCGGATTATCACCGCTTTCTGGCTCAGAACGCCGACAGCATTGCCGCCTTCAAATCCCGCCAGCAAGCCGCCTTCGAGGCCGAGCGTCAGCGTTGGAGGGAACTGGGACTGGCAGCCTATGTCTCCGAGGATGACGCGGCTGCTCCGCCTGAGGACGTTTCTGCCTTGCCGCCCGGTGTGATGGCAGTGGACTCCCCCATTCCCGGCAATGTCTGGAAAGTGCTGGTTGAAACTGGCCACAAGGTTCAGCCCGGACAGCCTGTGGCCATTCTGGAATCCATGAAAATGGAAATGGAGGTCAAAGCCTCCGTCTCCGGCGTGGTGCGGGAGGTGCTGTGCCAGACGGGTAAAACCGTACAGGCCGGGCAGCGTCTGCTGCTGATCGAGGAGGAAGCCTGA
- a CDS encoding GNAT family N-acetyltransferase, translating into MTAHLHRSASSIPAAAWNACAGSRNPFISHGFFMALEESGSVTPRNGWLPQHLSLTDPAGDIVGIVPLYAKSHSRGEYVFDQGWAEAFQQAGGQYYPKLQSCVPFSPVPGPRLLHRPGVSPGMLGEALIRTCQALDLSSVHVTFCQQEEAQALEQLGFMSRIGTQFHWQNNGYHSFDDFLEALSSRKRKQLRRERRDANEAGLVFETLRGDDIKPRHWDAFYEFYLDTVDRKWGRAYLTRDFFTALSERMGDAVVLMTASSEHDLAGAALNLMGDDALYGRNWGCRGSYPFLHFELCYYRALDFAIANGLGRVEAGAQGEHKIQRGYLPVPTYSAHWIAHRGLSEAVASYLAAEKPAMQAEMAALAILSPFRKTQD; encoded by the coding sequence ATGACTGCCCACCTGCATCGCAGCGCATCCTCTATCCCTGCCGCTGCATGGAATGCCTGCGCCGGGAGCCGGAATCCTTTCATCAGCCATGGTTTTTTCATGGCTTTGGAGGAAAGCGGTTCGGTCACGCCCCGCAATGGCTGGCTGCCCCAACATCTGAGCCTGACCGATCCTGCGGGTGATATTGTGGGGATCGTGCCACTTTACGCCAAATCACATAGCCGCGGCGAATACGTTTTCGATCAGGGCTGGGCCGAAGCCTTCCAGCAGGCGGGCGGCCAGTATTATCCCAAACTGCAAAGCTGCGTTCCCTTCAGCCCCGTCCCCGGCCCGCGTCTGCTGCATCGTCCCGGTGTATCACCCGGCATGCTTGGTGAAGCACTGATCCGGACATGTCAGGCACTGGACCTGTCTTCCGTGCATGTCACCTTCTGCCAGCAGGAAGAAGCGCAGGCTCTGGAACAGCTTGGCTTTATGTCCCGGATCGGCACCCAGTTTCATTGGCAGAATAACGGCTATCACAGCTTCGACGATTTTCTGGAAGCTCTGTCATCCCGCAAACGCAAACAACTCCGCCGGGAGAGGCGCGATGCCAATGAAGCCGGCCTGGTGTTCGAAACGCTGCGCGGTGACGACATCAAACCAAGGCACTGGGATGCATTTTACGAATTTTATCTGGATACGGTGGATCGTAAATGGGGACGGGCCTACCTGACACGGGACTTCTTTACCGCCCTCTCTGAACGTATGGGAGACGCCGTTGTGCTGATGACGGCGTCGTCCGAGCATGATCTGGCGGGAGCCGCGCTCAATCTGATGGGCGATGATGCGCTGTACGGGCGGAACTGGGGTTGTCGGGGATCATACCCGTTTCTGCATTTTGAATTATGCTATTATCGTGCACTTGATTTCGCCATTGCCAACGGGCTGGGCCGTGTCGAAGCCGGAGCGCAGGGTGAACATAAAATCCAGCGCGGTTATCTGCCCGTTCCCACTTACTCCGCACACTGGATTGCCCATCGTGGCCTGTCAGAGGCCGTCGCTTCCTATCTGGCTGCTGAAAAACCCGCCATGCAGGCAGAAATGGCGGCCCTTGCTATACTGTCTCCCTTTCGAAAAACACAGGACTGA
- a CDS encoding SDR family NAD(P)-dependent oxidoreductase has protein sequence MSKTLLVTGATSGFGEAITRRAVRDGHRVIAAGRRVDRLETLEADLGEAVLPYRLDVTDPIATASLPDALPEEWRQIDVLVNNAGLALGLEPAHQTDLAQWDTMVATNVSGLIHITRAILPAMVARNDGLVINIGSIAGTYPYPGGNVYGATKAFVKQFSLNLRADLIGTGIRVTNLEPGAAAGSEFSQVRFNGDADKAAAVYDGMRPLMSEDIAETVAWLLTLPPHVSINRMEIMSVDQASGPLAMHRRTA, from the coding sequence ATGAGCAAAACGCTTCTCGTGACAGGTGCCACATCCGGCTTCGGTGAGGCCATCACCCGCCGTGCCGTCCGGGACGGTCACCGCGTCATTGCCGCAGGCCGTCGCGTTGACCGGTTGGAGACACTGGAAGCTGACCTGGGAGAAGCCGTTCTACCCTACCGGTTGGATGTGACCGATCCCATTGCCACCGCCTCCCTGCCTGATGCCCTGCCCGAGGAATGGCGGCAGATTGACGTGCTGGTCAATAATGCCGGGCTGGCGCTGGGGCTGGAGCCTGCCCATCAGACCGATCTGGCACAATGGGATACGATGGTCGCCACCAATGTCAGCGGGTTGATACACATTACCCGCGCGATCCTGCCGGCGATGGTGGCACGGAACGACGGGCTGGTAATCAATATCGGCAGTATCGCCGGCACCTATCCCTATCCCGGCGGCAACGTCTATGGCGCAACCAAAGCCTTTGTAAAACAGTTCAGCCTCAATCTTCGTGCCGACCTGATCGGAACCGGTATTCGTGTCACCAATCTGGAACCGGGGGCCGCAGCTGGTTCAGAATTCAGTCAGGTCCGCTTCAACGGGGACGCTGACAAGGCGGCGGCCGTGTACGATGGCATGCGGCCTCTGATGTCCGAAGACATTGCGGAAACGGTAGCCTGGCTGCTGACATTACCGCCCCATGTGAGCATCAATCGCATGGAGATCATGTCTGTGGATCAGGCTTCCGGCCCCCTTGCCATGCACCGGCGCACAGCATGA